In Plutella xylostella chromosome 3, ilPluXylo3.1, whole genome shotgun sequence, the following proteins share a genomic window:
- the LOC105384963 gene encoding histone acetyltransferase KAT6A isoform X2: protein MSEPDDVGKEVWKRWILEAIQKIRSQKQRPSVERICHAIRQHHNYHEDVVAARLEAAVRDGAVLKVYNKGQSSYKDPGGLQSKTLRIAADADVSRAVARAVRELGERDGSGLGAIERHLRHGYTLAVDPGVDVKTVLRSAAKRGVTRGLLVNCGGLYKSTNVPLTSTEKTPKKVKDSVEKQKEVVGVPVCAECLGTNEQNKAGEAEALICCRQCKSYAHPSCVDILDHITQTTLKALRWSCGCGARCACGAGGWAARCAGCPAARHPRCGALPWRCQPCAERRQDRSKMGGARARAAAAADSDSPADGNAPRPIESEQRMSKEKQKFFRFSAFNLVKRRCRRASWGGVKVTRAPAASDSASSSEEERAPPATVFERIAADTAPGPWGFAGIAAQARLDPPVPAPAEAPALETPPTPRRPEIQDRQRIARRRSRCGERLLTTLFDGLSEFYAVRNTSRSQSRPRAPREPRETREEREHTREVLKETRSTYKQYQASLVKPEKRSTSRSPNYFKSKRKLQTYSPERDLFDSKPDREESLDGLVLSASALVRAAARARGPRGAGVKLPRGEGGSAGRLDNKRLPAGVTEADAELFNQARSEAEALSPEAPLVPVAPLPPPPAAPGAAPAPAAPAARCPSAIEFGQWEIDTWYSSPFPQEYARLPKLFLCEFCLKYAKSRAVLMRHLDKCLWRHPPATEIYRRGDISVFEVDGNANKIYCQNLCLLAKLFLDHKTLYYDVEPFLFYVLTKNDNKGCHLVGYFSKEKHCQQKYNVSCIMTMPQYQRQGFGRFLIHFSYLLSKEEGQPGTPEKPLSDLGRVSYHAYWKSVILEYLDEVRNKPFTFEDIAQVTGMHMNDIALTFQLLGFVRFLPSEDSVKLGLCIDWNKVDNHMKRLRSKPRLEIDPECLRWTPLEPINNPFRSPEENTTASGDQDTEAEEAEKTESEGAATEPEASTPRADTAAAAKEDKDDEETPVEITSSGRRRTRPAKYSETTYQTPATADVTRKRRRDAKISETAPEKEEETPRRQRSRSVARKATKDLQNEITDEPKTPRNRRQSVKEPVYASDSQEESADTSAAITPVVNTVKARGKRKMVWKWKGRRKRQRVNKVSKSPRASSPEAKKAKVDSKADAYEYKSEDSMEEPDKTEASSIEDNPSPKSQVDEATDKKAASDVSSEDSSGEADDEMDVEEGDDKKAAVTKPPTPKIIEENSTDHHTSDMELDSIHMDSPKSIAEKDQVIKETASDKPEVEPETVENSTENQIKPVESKVDNVTKDQVEENKKPEVKNGEMKSPQKPVLDDKETIIISESDDNNSQSCPLPSPKPNTTVPIQQNSDNKPKEVQENESPSKVIPVVSTENAHIVLDAKGHDDVSTGPSELNIPKIPQIVTIVVEGESDTGNSPLYNISPKKTDKTVISESPKQKKSPTKFPELSPEKSKTEMRKETVIQHQNVDERLAEKKSPTKADSIIQNLDLQRELANSIQKPELPKQDGFPDTDNRNRIPPPMNKEVEQTYRTDHNMPRKDEVITRNIIEPHMQAYQNPVSNSMTIHQISTAQHSYLNHRANISKESQGVQTEKVMKQSDINRVNHLPDPAPVINKSATKLEVPNPITSPVINPVIPKLPTVTDVNYMPRCQSAHATVGMERNDLDPSYGNHTVQNPLSSPMGSLDGKNDLKPREKSKLRDVRVNSAHSKLEKTDTIKKPGKNDTPRSTPEPKTFFPEQSHSAPPPQHHTHTHTNAHANAHTNAHTNAHANTHANAHTPQPRKPETSVPINVINTVNITSKVEPKVNEAPKKQDFFEKKKANAKCENKSTAKHDKNCAAQLKADQNELNKMMPKFKYDNEFVPKTDHTFNQIPNYHTTHAQYQWPPPWDPTRLQTTWDHSRFLDMKNTDKNYMDKFQGFNLPHLDQMQKSPQKLHPKYDQKDFHNIAYGALSGGIYATTALPHFKETKAPTSKASECSQKNECKPTKQSKTTTGCQTQCDNKKSQSQNTEHMKHQQMMQRQVNKQQEVATSCAEYRQQSPQILSSPGCKPYNNGPCDQKEIEKKSRQTKKEEAKESSKEEMCEAVSPALQSMGVYTPDSTSNSVHSVQYPACELDVSQLGLESPTSIGSDMASPCSMMHMHPAPSPQYPHSSIHIPSIMSQPNQPPKQKNINNRNRNNNQNANAATSAAHESKAAAMRATPPARARATPPAHQTHAGAGVMTSSAGYQGGYLSFQQQQQYSGGWAPSCSLAKLQQMAEAPATHPPTPPAPQLDELTYIQYGQQVPAGGYKYYPHNQLDASRNTRNSTSNLSPMQHMQMGAGSRMSPNLNTHIITHNISQYGLNGYRVPPQQQFNNLPVQMMNVQPGVQYPGADPRAQQPNVYAYTGYINPPPPLAMPTLNSTMRR, encoded by the exons ATGAGCGAGCCAGACGACGTCGGAAAAGAGGTGTGGAAGCGATGGATACTCGAGGCGATACAAAAGATACGATCGCAGAAACAACGGCCGAGTGTGGAGCGGATCTGTCACGCGATCAGGCAGCACCACAACTATCACGAGGACGTGGTGGCGGCGCGGCTGGAGGCGGCCGTGCGGGACGGCGCCGTGCTGAAGGTGTACAACAAGGGGCAGAGCTCGTATAAGGACCCGGGCGGGCTGCAGAGCAAGACGCTGCGCATCGCGGCGGACGCGGACGTGTCTCGCGCCGTGGCCAGGGCCGTGCGGGAGCTGGGCGAGCGCGACGGCTCGGGGCTCGGCGCCATCGAGCGCCACCTGCGCCACGGGTACACGCTCGCCGTCGACCCCGGCGTCGACGTCAAAACAGTGCTCCGATCCGCTGCCAAGCGAGGAGTGACCCGCGGACTGCTAGTGAACTGTGGAGGACTGTACAAGTCCACGAATGTGCCTCTAACCTCAACCGAAAAGACTCCTAAGAAAGTGAAAGACTCTGTGGAGAAG CAGAAAGAAGTGGTTGGTGTGCCCGTGTGTGCGGAGTGCCTCGGGACCAACGAACAGAACAAGGCCGGGGAGGCGGAGGCTCTGATCTGCTGTCGGCAGTGCAAGTCGTACGCACACCCCTCTTGTGTTGACATTTTGGACCACATTACTCAGACAACTCTTAAG GCCCTTCGCTGGTCGTGCGGCTGCGGAGCCCGCTGCGcgtgcggcgcgggcggctggGCGGCGCGCTGCGCGGGCTGCCCGGCGGCGAGGCACCCGCGCTGCGGCGCGCTGCCGTGGCGCTGCCAGCCCTGCGCGGAGCGCCGGCAGGACAG GTCGAAGatgggcggcgcgcgcgcgcgggctgcggcggcggcggactcGGACTCCCCGGCGGACGGTAATGCGCCGCGACCCATCGAGTCCGAACAGAGAATGTCCAAGGagaaacaaaagtttttcagattCTCCGCCTTCAATTTAGTGAAGCGGCGCTGCCGTCGCGCCAGCTGGGGCGGGGTGAAGGTGACGCGGGCGCCGGCGGCGAGTGACAGCGCGAGCTCGAGCGAGGaggagcgcgcgccgcccgccaccGTGTTCGAGAGGATCGCCGCCGACACCGCGCCCGGGCCCTGGGGGTTCGCCGGCATCGCGGCACAGGCGCGGCTCGACCCGCCCGTCCCTGCACCCGCTGAGGCACCCGCCCTAGAGACACCGCCgaccccgcgccgcccggAGATACAGGACAGACAGAGGATAGCTCGGCGGAGGTCGCGCTGCGGCGAGCGGCTGCTCACGACACTGTTCGACGGACTGTCCGAGTTCTACGCGGTGCGCAACACGTCGCGCTCGCAGTCGCGgccgcgcgcgccccgcgAGCCGAGAGAGACACGCGAAGAGCGTGAACATACCCGGGAAGTGCTAAAAGAGACGCGCAGCACCTACAAGCAGTACCAGGCCTCGCTGGTCAAACCAGAGAAGCGCAGCACTAGCCGCAGCCCCAACTATTTCAAGTCCAAGAGAAAACTGCAGACGTACAGTCCGGAGAGAGACTTGTTTGATAGCAAACCGGATAGAGAGGAGTCGTTGGACGGGCTGGTTCTGTCGGCGTCGGCGCTggtgcgggcggcggcgcgcgcgcggggcccgcggggcgcgggggtgAAGCTGccgcggggggagggggggagCGCCGGCCGCCTAG ACAACAAGCGTCTCCCAGCCGGCGTGACGGAGGCAGACGCAGAGCTGTTCAACCAGGCGCGGAGCGAGGCCGAGGCCTTATCCCCTGAAGCGCCATTAGTGCCGGTGGCGCCGctgcccccgccccccgcggcccccggcgcggcccccgcccccgcggcccccgccgCCAGGTGCCCCTCCGCCATAGAGTTCGGGCAGTGGGAGATTGATACGTGGTACTCTAGTCCGTTCCCGCAGGAGTATGCTAG ATTACCCAAGTTATTCCTCTGCGAATTCTGCCTGAAGTACGCGAAGAGCCGAGCGGTATTAATGCGGCACCTGGACAAGTGTCTGTGGCGCCACCCGCCGGCCACCGAGATCTACCGACGGGGAGATATCTCGGTGTTTGAAGTAGACGGCAACGCCAACAAGATATACTGCCAGAACCTGTGCCTACTAGCCAAGCTGTTCCTCGACCATAAAACGTTGTACTACGATGTAGAACCTTTCCTGTTCTATGTGCTGACGAAAAATGACAATAAAGGGTGCCATTTAGTCGGATATTTTTCGAAAGAGAAGCATTGTCAGCAGAAGTATAATGTGTCGTGTATAATGACGATGCCGCAGTACCAGAGGCAAGGGTTCGGACGGTTCCTCATCCATTTTA GTTATTTACTATCAAAGGAAGAGGGGCAGCCGGGCACGCCAGAAAAGCCTTTGTCAGATCTCGGGAGAGTTTCATATCATGCGTACTGGAAGTCAGTGATATTGGAATATTTAGACGAAGTCCGAAATAAGCCTTTTACCTTCGAAGACATAGCGCAAGTCACTGGCATGCACATGAACGACATAGCTCTAACTTTCCAGTTGCTAGGCTTTGTCAGATTCCTGCCGAGTGAAGACTCAGTGAAATTAGGCCTCTGTATAGACTGGAATAAGGTTGACAATCACATGAAGAGGCTGAGAAGTAAACCGAGATTAGAAATAGACCCTGAATGCTTGAGGTGGACGCCTTTAGAGCCTATAAATAATCCGTTTAGATCTCCTGAAGAGAACACGACTGCTTCTGGCGACCAGGACACTGAGGCTGAAGAAGCAGAAAAGACAGAGAGTGAGGGCGCGGCCACCGAGCCCGAGGCATCCACGCCCCGCGCCgacaccgccgccgccgctaaAGAAGACAAAGACGACGAAGAAACACCCGTAGAAATAACCTCCTCAGGCAGAAGAAGAACGAGACCGGCCAAGTACAGCGAGACAACCTACCAGACTCCTGCCACTGCCGACGTCACACGCAAGAGACGCCGAGACGCTAAGATCTCGGAAACTGCACCGGAGAAGGAGGAAGAAACTCCGCGAAGACAAAGGAGTAGAAGCGTCGCGAGGAAAGCGACGAAAGACTTACAGAATGAGATTACTGACGAGCCCAAGACTCCCAGAAATAGGAGACAGAGCGTTAAAGAGCCTGTTTATGCCTCGGACAGTCAGGAAGAGAGCGCGGATACCAGTGCAGCCATCACTCCCGTGGTTAACACGGTGAAAGCTCGAGGCAAAAGAAAAATGGTCTGGAAATGGAAGGGACGACGGAAACGGCAAAGGGTTAACAAAGTTAGTAAGTCCCCGCGCGCCAGCTCGCCTGAAGCTAAGAAGGCTAAAGTGGACAGCAAAGCCGATGCATACGAATACAAGTCAGAAGACTCCATGGAAGAACCCGATAAAACCGAGGCAAGCTCCATCGAAGATAATCCATCACCAAAGAGTCAAGTTGATGAAGCAACTGACAAAAAGGCGGCGTCTGACGTCAGTTCTGAAGACTCCTCCGGCGAGGCTGATGATGAGATGGATGTGGAAGAGGGAGACGACAAGAAGGCAGCCGTCACTAAACCACCAACGCCGAAAATTATTGAAGAGAACAGCACCGACCATCATACCAGCGATATGGAGCTGGATAGTATCCACATGGACTCACCAAAGTCTATCGCTGAAAAGGACCAAGTGATCAAAGAAACTGCGTCGGATAAACCTGAAGTAGAGCCCGAAACTGTTGAAAATAGCACAGAAAACCAAATTAAACCTGTTGAAAGTAAAGTAGATAATGTAACAAAGGACCAAGTAGAGGAAAATAAAAAGCCTGAAGTTAAAAACGGCGAAATGAAATCGCCACAAAAACCTGTGCTTGATGATAAAGAAACTATTATTATATCGGAATCGGATGACAATAACAGCCAAAGTTGCCCTCTACCTTCACCTAAGCCCAACACCACAGTGCCTATACAACAGAATAGCGATAATAAACCTAAAGAGGTGCAAGAAAATGAAAGTCCGTCCAAAGTAATACCGGTGGTATCTACAGAGAACGCTCACATAGTGCTGGACGCTAAAGGACATGATGACGTCAGCACCGGACCTTCAGAGTTGAATATTCCAAAAATACCACAAATAGTAACTATAGTTGTTGAAGGCGAATCCGATACAGGAAACTCTCCTCTCTACAATATATCTCCAAAGAAAACCGATAAGACTGTCATCAGTGAATCGCCAAAGCAAAAGAAATCACCCACAAAGTTTCCCGAATTGAGTCCCGAAAAGAGTAAGACGGAAATGAGAAAAGAAACTGTAATACAACATCAAAATGTCGACGAGAGACTGGCGGAGAAGAAATCTCCGACTAAAGCTGACTCCATCATTCAGAACTTAGATCTACAGAGGGAACTAGCAAATAGCATCCAAAAGCCTGAGCTGCCCAAACAAGATGGATTTCCCGACACCGACAACAGAAACAGAATACCTCCTCCCATGAACAAGGAGGTTGAACAAACATACAGAACTGACCACAACATGCCCAGAAAAGACGAGGTCATCACTAGAAATATAATCGAACCACACATGCAAGCTTACCAGAACCCAGTGAGCAACTCTATGACTATCCATCAAATAAGCACAGCTCAACATTCCTATTTGAATCACCGAGCGAATATAAGCAAAGAGTCTCAAGGTGTGCAAACTGAAAAAGTGATGAAGCAGAGTGATATTAACAGGGTTAACCACCTGCCTGATCCTGCCCCAGTGATAAACAAGTCTGCGACGAAACTCGAAGTGCCTAACCCTATTACCTCACCAGTGATCAACCCTGTGATTCCTAAACTGCCGACAGTGACTGATGTGAACTATATGCCTAGGTGTCAGAGTGCTCACGCCACCGTTGGCATGGAAAGAAACGATCTAGACCCTTCGTACGGTAACCACACGGTGCAGAATCCTCTAAGCAGTCCCATGGGATCGTTAGATGGTAAGAACGACTTAAAACCGCGGGAGAAGAGTAAGCTACGCGATGTGAGGGTGAACTCTGCACACAGTAAATTGGAGAAGACGGATACTATAAAGAAGCCGGGGAAAAACGACACGCCGAGAAGCACGCCGGAGCCCAAGACGTTTTTTCCGGAACAATCACACTCGGCGCCTCCACCCCAGCACCACACGCACACTCACACCAACGCTCACGCCAATGCTCATACCAACGCGCATACCAACGCACACGCCAACACTCACGCCAATGCACACACCCCTCAACCGAGGAAGCCAGAGACGTCGGTCCCTATAAACGTGATTAACACCGTCAACATCACCAGCAAAGTGGAACCAAAGGTCAACGAGGCGCCTAAAAAGCAAGATTTCTTCGAAAAGAAGAAAGCGAACGCTAAATGCGAGAACAAGTCAACAGCCAAACACGACAAGAACTGTGCGGCGCAACTCAAAGCAGACCAGAATGAGCTGAACAAAATGATGCCAAAGTTCAAGTACGATAACGAGTTTGTCCCCAAAACGGACCACACGTTCAACCAGATTCCTAACTACCATACGACGCATGCGCAGTACCAGTGGCCGCCGCCCTGGGACCCCACGCGCCTGCAGACAACCTGGGACCACAGCCGCTTCCTCGACATGAAGAATACTGATAAAAACTACATGGATAAGTTCCAAGGCTTCAACTTACCACACTTGGACCAGATGCAGAAATCTCCCCAGAAGCTGCATCCAAAATACGATCAGAAGGACTTTCATAACATAGCGTATGGGGCCTTATCTGGCGGCATTTATGCTACGACCGCGCTGCCGCATTTCAAAGAAACTAAAGCACCCACATCCAAAGCCTCAGAATGCTCGCAGAAGAACGAGTGCAAGCCCACCAAACAGTCGAAAACCACGACGGGCTGCCAAACGCAATGCGACAACAAGAAGTCGCAATCACAGAACACAGAGCACATGAAACACCAGCAGATGATGCAGCGGCAAGTCAACAAGCAACAGGAAGTCGCTACAAGCTGCGCCGAGTACCGTCAGCAGAGTCCGCAGATCTTATCGTCTCCGGGCTGCAAACCGTACAACAACGGGCCGTGCGACCAGAAGGAGATTGAGAAGAAATCGcgacaaacgaaaaaggaggAAGCTAAAGAGAGTAGTAAAGAAGAGATGTGCGAAGCTGTGAGTCCGGCTTTACAATCTATGGGGGTGTATACTCCGGATTCCACGTCGAACTCTGTCCACTCGGTTCAATACCCTGCTTGTGAGTTGGACGTGAGTCAGCTGGGGCTGGAGTCTCCTACCAGCATAGGCTCGGACATGGCGTCCCCGTGCTCTATGATGCACATGCACCCGGCGCCGAGCCCGCAGTACCCGCACTCGTCCATACACATCCCGTCCATCATGAGCCAGCCCAACCAGCCGCCCAAACAGAAGAACATCAATAATAGGAATCG CAACAACAACCAGAACGCGAACGCGGCGACGTCGGCGGCGCACGAGAGCAAGGCGGCGGCCATGCGCGccacgccgcccgcccgcgcgcgcgccACCCCGCCCGCCCACCAGACTCACG CGGGCGCAGGCGTGATGACCTCCTCGGCCGGCTACCAGGGCGGCTACCTGTCGttccagcagcagcagcagtacTCGGGCGGCTGGGCGCCGTCCTGCTCGCTGGCCAAGCTGCAGCAGATGGCGGAGGCGCCGGCCACGCACCCGCccacgccgcccgcgccgcag TTGGACGAACTAACGTATATTCAGTACGGCCAGCAGGTGCCGGCCGGCGGCTACAAGTACTACCCGCACAACCAGCTCGACGCGTCGCGCAACACCCGGAATTCCACGA GCAACCTGAGTCCGATGCAGCACATGCAGATGGGCGCCGGCTCGCGCATGTCGCCCAACCTGAACACGCACATCATCACGCACAACATCAGCCAGTACGGGCTCAACGGCTACCGGGTGCCGCCGCAGCAGCAGTTCAACAACCTGCCCGTGCAGATGATGAACGTCCAGCCGGGAGTCCAGTACCCCGGAGCTGACCCCCGCGCCCAGCAACCCAACGTCTACGCCTACACTGGCTACATCAACCCCCCGCCCCCCCTCGCCATGCCCACCCTCAACTCGACCATGCGCCGGTAG